In the genome of Kineosporia corallincola, one region contains:
- a CDS encoding LLM class flavin-dependent oxidoreductase — MTHGRPLFLAVDLDGGGAHPAADGGFSAVALRQAVHLAEDIGFVLATFDDAPVPPPGAVTARLEAGTRAAFASTVTGRIGLAPVLHTSVTEPFHLATQLASLDHASHGRAAWLVGAASDPAALATVGAAALPEDAHRDEVADVIVTARSLWDSWEDDAVIREVTTGRYLDAARVHHIDFTGATFSVKGPLITPRPPQGQVVVIAPEHLGVDEHADVVLTREPRRSGREQLVFADLEVVLDTPREPAGERLARLDDGVPWTSDRLRHVGSVQALGDLLADLHRSVDGVRLLPAEQAVDLPLLAPLVPETPPGLTLRERLGLPVPVNRYVTA; from the coding sequence ATGACCCACGGACGTCCCCTCTTCCTGGCCGTCGACCTCGACGGCGGCGGTGCCCACCCGGCCGCCGACGGAGGGTTCTCGGCCGTCGCGCTGCGCCAGGCCGTCCACCTGGCCGAGGACATCGGTTTCGTGCTGGCCACCTTCGACGACGCCCCGGTCCCGCCACCGGGTGCGGTCACCGCCCGGCTGGAGGCGGGCACCCGGGCCGCGTTCGCGTCCACCGTGACCGGCCGGATCGGCCTTGCCCCGGTGCTGCACACCAGCGTCACCGAGCCGTTCCACCTGGCCACCCAGCTGGCCAGCCTGGACCATGCGAGTCACGGCCGGGCCGCCTGGCTGGTCGGGGCGGCCAGTGACCCGGCGGCCCTCGCCACGGTCGGTGCAGCCGCACTGCCCGAGGACGCCCACCGCGACGAAGTCGCGGACGTCATCGTCACGGCGCGGTCGTTGTGGGACTCCTGGGAGGACGACGCCGTGATCCGCGAGGTGACCACCGGCCGCTACCTCGATGCCGCGCGCGTTCACCACATCGACTTCACCGGAGCCACCTTCAGCGTGAAGGGGCCGCTCATCACGCCCCGGCCCCCGCAGGGGCAGGTCGTCGTGATCGCGCCCGAGCACCTCGGGGTGGACGAGCACGCCGATGTCGTCCTGACTCGCGAACCACGCCGTTCCGGGCGCGAGCAGCTGGTGTTCGCCGATCTGGAGGTCGTCCTCGACACGCCCCGTGAGCCGGCGGGCGAGCGCCTGGCCCGCCTCGACGACGGCGTCCCCTGGACGAGCGACCGGCTGCGGCACGTGGGCTCGGTCCAGGCCCTGGGCGACCTGCTCGCCGACCTGCACCGCTCGGTCGACGGCGTGCGCCTGCTGCCGGCCGAGCAGGCCGTCGACCTGCCGCTGCTGGCCCCGCTGGTACCGGAGACACCGCCGGGGCTGACGCTGCGCGAGCGTCTCGGCCTGCCGGTCCCGGTCAACCGGTACGTCACCGCCTGA